In the Bacillus shivajii genome, one interval contains:
- a CDS encoding SAM-dependent methyltransferase: protein MGSVVEKLRQYSRGPWSYATYMNVALYDEEMGYYTSDKEKLGKSGDFYTSNHVHHVFGRTFARFFADVFEREELTPTIYEWGAGDGKFALSVLEYFRNEQANLYKNLTYVIIESSSFHREVLDEILREHREKVYVFGSLENAKQTFHIGKGILFSNELIDAFPVHVVEKKSDELFEVMVSENEEGLLEETLEACSNEQLTTWLDKYGPNLPEGHRIEISLEMKEWLTAINEWFDQGLIVTVDYGYSNEEWVQPEHKEGSLRGYYQHELIRNPLKFSGEMDITYHIQWDAFNDIAKECGLKAIFHDKQDQFLKQAGLFRFLMQTMNANPFSEEYKQNRAIQTLVHPGGISSSFHVNVQSKDLHRTEDYRLFTEDPYSMK from the coding sequence ATGGGAAGTGTTGTCGAAAAGTTACGTCAATATAGTAGAGGTCCGTGGAGTTATGCAACATATATGAATGTAGCACTCTACGATGAAGAAATGGGATATTATACAAGTGATAAAGAAAAGTTGGGCAAAAGTGGTGACTTTTATACGAGTAATCACGTTCACCATGTCTTTGGACGTACGTTTGCACGATTTTTTGCGGATGTATTTGAGAGAGAAGAGCTTACGCCAACTATTTATGAATGGGGAGCAGGGGACGGAAAGTTTGCCTTAAGTGTGCTGGAATATTTTCGCAATGAACAAGCAAATCTTTATAAAAACTTGACGTATGTGATCATCGAATCTAGTTCTTTTCATAGAGAAGTGTTAGATGAGATATTAAGAGAACATCGAGAGAAAGTGTATGTTTTTGGATCTTTAGAAAATGCAAAACAAACGTTCCATATAGGAAAAGGAATTCTTTTCTCTAATGAATTGATTGATGCTTTTCCCGTTCACGTTGTAGAGAAAAAAAGTGATGAACTGTTTGAAGTGATGGTTTCAGAAAACGAGGAAGGATTATTAGAAGAAACGTTGGAGGCATGTTCAAATGAACAGTTAACTACATGGCTCGACAAGTATGGTCCAAATCTTCCAGAAGGTCACAGAATAGAAATATCATTAGAAATGAAAGAATGGTTAACTGCAATAAATGAATGGTTTGATCAAGGTCTTATTGTTACTGTTGATTATGGTTACTCCAATGAAGAGTGGGTTCAACCAGAACATAAGGAAGGGTCTTTGAGAGGATATTATCAACATGAATTGATTCGTAATCCTTTAAAATTTAGTGGAGAAATGGATATCACTTATCATATTCAATGGGATGCGTTTAACGATATTGCGAAAGAATGTGGGTTAAAAGCAATATTTCATGATAAACAAGATCAATTTTTAAAACAAGCTGGTCTTTTCCGTTTTTTGATGCAAACCATGAATGCGAATCCTTTTTCAGAAGAATATAAACAAAACCGTGCAATCCAAACGCTTGTCCATCCTGGAGGTATTAGTTCATCCTTCCATGTAAATGTACAATCTAAAGATTTACATCGAACAGAGGATTATCGGTTATTTACTGAAGATCCATACAGTATGAAATAA
- a CDS encoding DUF2626 domain-containing protein, which yields MDRMFRVLSFWTGIMAVLFMVGDMHEMAILFFGQTGAFLALSYLKLSERTYIYIFAAYLTLFFVGFTYYSTFILEPGIGH from the coding sequence GTGGATCGCATGTTCCGTGTACTTAGCTTTTGGACTGGAATAATGGCCGTTTTATTTATGGTCGGAGACATGCATGAAATGGCGATCTTGTTCTTCGGACAAACGGGGGCATTTTTAGCGTTAAGCTACTTAAAGCTGTCTGAAAGAACATACATTTACATTTTCGCCGCATATTTAACTTTGTTCTTCGTCGGATTTACATACTATTCGACATTCATTTTGGAACCAGGAATTGGCCACTAA